The sequence below is a genomic window from Deinococcus seoulensis.
GATCAGGCAGTCCTGCAACCTCTTACTCAGGTTCTCGATCTGCGCCTCGGCGTCGATCACGCTGTGCTCCACCTCGGCGCCCCGCACCACGCTGCCCTGCCCGATGCTGGTAAACGGCCCGATGTACGCGTCCTCGATGATCACGCCCTCACCCAGCATCACCGGCCCCACGATCTTGCTGCGCGTTACCCGCGCCGACACCGGAATCACCACCCGGCCCGTGATCCGCGAATCCTCCACCGTGCCCTGCACGTCCAGTACGATCCGCTCCAGCAGCAGGCGGTTGGCGTCCAGCAGGTCCGCCGGGCGACCCGTGTCCTTCCACCAGCCCATCACCGGTTGGCCCGTCACGTCCGCGCCCCGCTCGATCAGCCCCTGAATGCCGTCCGTGATCTCATACTCACCCCGCGCAGACGGCGCCATGCCGTCCAGCACCGAGAAAATCTGCGGCGTGAAACAGTACAGACCCGCCACGGCCAGATTACTCGGCGGAACTTTCGGCTTCTCCACCAGGCGCGTGATGCGTGTCCCGTCCATCTGCGCCACCCCGAACGCCGTCGGGTCCTCCACCTCCACCAGCGCAATCAACGCCGCCGGACGCTCCGCCAGGAACCGGTCCACGAACGGTTTCGCCCCGAACTCGAACAGGTTGTCCCCCAGGTACACGCAGAAATCATCCTCACCCACCCACTCGCGCGCCACCAGCACCGCGTGCCCCAGCCCCAGCTGCTCATGCTGATTGATCAGCGTGACCTGCACACCCGAAATTTCCTGGATGGCATGCTGAATCTCCACCCGCGTGATATCCGACACCACCACACCGATCTCCGAGATACCCGCCGCGCGGAGCGTCTCGATGGCATGCCCGATAATCGGCTGCCCCGCCACCCGCAGCACAGGCTTGGGACGTGTATACGTCAGGGGACGGAGACGCGTACCCAGACCAGCAGCAGGAATAATGGCTTTCATGAGCCTACTGTAAGGCAGTGGCGCGGCATTCAGGGCTGAACGTGACGGATGTGCCACGCAGGTTCCCTGATGAAGCGCAGCACTTCTGGAACAATGGCAGTCATGTTCCTGAATTCCCTCATATTCAAACGGTGCCTGGATACCCTGTGCGCGGCGGTCGGGTTGCTCATCCTGGGGTTGCCGATGGTGGCACTGGCCGCATTGATTCGCTGGAAACTGGGCAGCCCGGTCCTGTTCCGACAGCAGCGTCCAGGACGACACGGACGGCCCTTCGTGATGTACAAGTTCCGCAGCATGAGCGATCAACGCGGTTCGGACGGGCAACTTCTCCCCGATGCTCAGCGGCTGACCCGCTTTGGTCGGTTCCTGCGCTCAACCAGCCTGGATGAACTGCCGGGCCTGTTGAACGTCCTGCGCGGAGACATGAGTCTGGTCGGCCCGCGCCCACTGCTGATGGAGTATTTGCCTCTGTATAGTGCCCGGCAGGGCCGCCGTCACGACGTGAAACCCGGCCTGACTGGCTGGGCACAGGTCAACGGCCGGAACGCCATCTCCTGGGAGCAGAAATTTGAACTGGATGTCTGGTACGTCGAGCACCGCACCCTGAAACTCGATCTGCAGATTATTGCAATGACCCTCCAGAAAGTCCTGAAACGCGACGGCATCAGCGCGCAGGGAGAGGCAACAATGAGTCGCTTCCAGGGCAGTGCCCGTGATACCTGAACCGGCCAAGGCGACACCAGACCTGCATGTCATCGGTGCGGGCGGTCACGCCCGCGTGATCGTGGCTCTGGCCCAGGCGGCCGGCTACCGCATTGCCGGTATCTTCGACGATCAGCCTGCCAATCCCGCTCTCCTGCTGGGCCACCCGGTATCCGGTTCCGTGCGGGACATTCCTGACTCAGTGGATACCTGGGCTGTCATTGCCATCGGAAGCAACGCCGTGCGCGAGCGTCTGGCCGCGCAGTTCCGTCAGGTGCAGTGGGCCACCCTGATTCATCCGGCGGCCTGGGTTGCGCCGGACGTCGTGGTCGGGCCGGGGAGCGTTGTCATGGCAGGGGCCGTGCTGCAACCTGGCGTGCGGATCGGCACACATGTAATCGTGAACACGCTTGCGGGCATCGATCATGACTGCCGTCTGGATGATTACGTGCATGTCGCTCCGGGCTGCCGATTGGCCGGAAACGTTCACCTGGAAACCGGCGTGTTCGCGGGGGTGGGATGCAGTTTCATCCCAGGGGTGACTGTTGGCCCCTGGGCACAACTGGGCGCCGGGGCTGTCATCACGGGCGCGCTACCCGGAGGTGTGACTGCTGTGGGTATTCCGGCACGCCCGATGCGGGGCCGGTGACGGCCCTGGGGATGCAGTGTGATCCAATTCAGTCCAATCCAGTTGACGGGTCTGTCCTCACCGCTCAATTCGGTGAGGGCCAGGGCTGCTCGGGACGGTGGAGGGAGCGTTCCGCTGTCTTCCGATGACCCTGCACCCCCTTAGATGACCTGAAGTCATATAAAATGAGCTGGACTGGATGAAAAGTTTGCCTGCCGACCGCCGCTCTTGCCGTATCCTGTCATCATGAAGCAGGTGCTTTCCCCGCAGGTAACCCCAGCATTCGCCGGATGGCCTGTCTTTGAACCGGATGAAATCCAGGCCACCACGGACGTACTGCAGTCGGGTCGCGTGAACTACTGGACTGGAACACAGGCGCGTGAATTCGAACGCGAGTACGCCAGTTACCTGGGAGTGCCGCACACCATTGCGCTGCACAACGGCACGCTGGCGCTCGAACTGGCCCTGTACGCTTTCGACATAGGAGACGGCGCCGAGGTCATCACGACCAGTCGCACCTTCATCGCCTCGGCCAGCGCCGCCGTCATGCGTGGCTGCGTTCCCGTCATCGCCGACATCGATCCCGTGACGCAGAACGTCACGGCCGAGACCATCCGTCCGTTGATCACACCCCGCACCCGCGCCATCATCGCCGTGCACCTGGCCGGCTGGCCCTGCGATATGGATCCCATCATGGCCCTGGCCGCCGAACACAACCTGGTCGTCATCGAGGACTGCGCCCAGGCTCACGGAGCTTTCTACAAAGGCCGGCCTGTCGGCAGCATTGGGCACGCCGCCGCCTTCTCCTTCTGTCAGGACAAGATCATGACCACCGGCGGCGAGGGCGGCCTGTTGGCCCTGCACGACACCGATACCTGGAAGAAAGCCTGGGCGTTCAAGGATCACGGCAAAAGCTACGACGCCGTCTACAACACTGAACACCCCCCCGGCTTTCGCTGGCTGCACGAGTCCTTCGGTACGAACTGGCGCATGCTGGAGATTCAGGCCGCCATCGGCCGCCTTCAACTCCGCAAACTGCCCGCCTGGATTGAGCGTCGCCGCGCCAACGCGCAGGTGCTCAACGAGCGCTTCTCCCGCCACGCCGCGCTGCGCCTGACCCTTCCGGACGACACCGAAGTGCACCACGCCTACTACAAGTACTACGTGTTCGTGCGCCCGGAACAACTGGCCCCCGGCTGGAACCGTGACCGCATCATGAATGCCGTCACCGCACAGGGCGTTCCCTGCTTCAGCGGTTCCTGCTCGGAAATCTACCTGGAGAAAGCCTTCACGGACGCAGGATACGGCCCACAGGAACGTCTGCCTGTTGCCCAGGAACTCGGAGACACATCCTTGATGTTCCTGGTGCACCCGACCCTCAGCCCCGACGACATGCAGCGCATGGCCGACGTGGTCGACGAGGTCATGCTCCGGGCCCAGAAGGCATGATGGTCACAGCGTTCCTGCGCAAATACCTGATTGACCTGCTGCTCTGGATCAGCGCCGGCCTGCTGGCCTATGCATTTCGTAAACCCTCACTGATCGCAGACGGCATTCCGCTCAGCGTGTTCGGTTACCTGCTGCTCAGCGGGCTGGTGATGGCTGGCGTGTCGTGGCGGTACAAGCTGGCCCGCCAGATGTGGCAACGTGTGGGAGTCCTGGACCTCCAACGTCTGGCCTACGCCAGCGCACTGACCACCCTGATCATGTTTGCCAGTGGGTTCGTCTTCCAGACTTGGCTGCAACTGCCACGCAGCGTCCCCCTGCTGGCCGGCCTGCTGGGCTTCCTGCTGATGGGCGCCACCCGTCTGGCCGCCCGCCTCGTCAGTGAGGCCGCCGCCCGCCAGACTGCGACCGAGCAACGCCGGGTCCTTATTATCGGTGCGGGCGAAGCCGGCATTCTGATTGCCCGCGAGATGCAGCGTCACCCCGAAGCGGGACTCACTCCCATCGGGTTTCTCGATGACGAGCCCAGCAAAGTGCAGCAGCGGCTGGTCGGCCTTCCAGTCTTCGGTACCGTCGCACAGTTACAGCAGGTCGCCGCTCGTGAACGGGCCGAGGAGATCCTGATCGCCGTACCCTCCGCATCCGGCGAGTTCGTTCGCCGGGTCGTCGATCTGTCCCGTGACGCCCAGATGCGTTACCGCATCATCCCCGGCGTGTTCGAGATCCTCAGCGGAGACGTGAACATCAACCAGATCCGCGACGTGAATCTCGAGGACCTGCTGCGCCGCCCACCTGTGCAGCTGAACACAGCCGAGATTGCCAACTACCTCAGGGGCCGCGTGATCCTCGTAACGGGCGCCGGAGGCAGCATCGGCTCGGAGATCGTCCGGCAGATCTCGACCTTCTCACCCGGCACCATCCTGCTGTTCGGCCGGGGCGAGAACAGCATCTTCAGTATCCAGCAGGAACTCCACCGCAACTGGCCTGAAATCAAGCACATCGGCCTGATCGGCGACGTGCGCGATCACTCCAGACTGCAAAGTGTGTTCGAGCAGTACCACCCGGAAGTGGTCTTCCACGCAGCTGCGCATAAACACGTTCCGCTGATGGAACAGTCACCTTCCGAGGCAATCCTGAACAACGTCATGGGCACCCGCAACGTCGTGGATCTCTGCCTGAAGCACGGCGTGACCCGCCTCGTGAACGTCTCGACCGACAAGGCCGTGAACCCCACCAGCGTCATGGGAGCCTCCAAACGCCTCGCAGAGATGTCCGTCTCGGCCGGGGCCACCCGCGCCCGCGAAACACAGGCCTTCGTGTCTGTCAGGTTCGGGAACGTGCTGGGCAGCCGGGGCAGCGTCGTCCCGACCTTCATGGCACAGATTCGTGCCGGGGGGCCCATCACCGTGACCCACCCGGAAATGGTCCGGTATTTCATGACCATTCCCGAAGCGGCCCGACTGGTCCTGCAGGCCGGTGGACTGGCCGAGAACGGCCGGGTCTACGTACTGAACATGGGAGACCCGGTCAAGATCTCCGACCTGGCACACGACGTGATCCGGCTGAGTGGAGCCCGCAACGTCGAGGTTGTCTACAGTGGCGTCCGCCCCGGCGAGAAACTCTACGAGGAACTCCTGACCACCGCCGAAGGCACTCACGCCACCACCCACAGCGAGATCTTCAGCGCCAACCTCGCCCAGGTAGACCACGACGCCCTGCAACGACAACTTGACCAGATACAGGCAATGGCCCATGCCAATGACGCCGACGCCATCCGCCGCGCGCTGAACACCCTGATTCCTGAAAACAAGTTTGGAAGCATCCGGTAAGTTCATCGGGCGACCTGACAGCAGCGGTAAAGCGGTAAAGAGGACCGGTGGGGAGCCTGCCGGTCCTCTTCACTTCACACGGACTGCCGTCTGTTTCGCTGACAATCCGGGACTTCACCGGATTGTCACCTCCACACCCGAAGGGGCGTTTCTCTCTTACTCGCATTCGCTCGGCCCCAGCGGCTTTGTAGGCCATTCAATCGGAGTCCGTATCATCGTAGTGATTACCGCGAAGCCGGTTGGGACCGGTAGGTTACGTCACCGAAGTACAGTGTGCGGCGATTCGCCACGTCAGGGCCAGTGAAGGCATTGCTGAAGATCAGTGCCAACTGTCCCGCTGCCTTGACGGTCACCTGCTCTGCCTGAGCGCTACCGGACACCTGACCAGACGCAATCAACTGCCCATCCAGGTAAGTTTCCCAGCGGCTCGGGGTATTCATGACTTCACGGCGCTGCACGTTGAAAGACAGGATGCCTGCGCTGCACGCCCGTAACGTAATGCCACCCATCCGCCCGAACCCCCATAACTCGCCCGCAGGTGCCGCGCGCACCGGTTGCCGGTCGCTGGTCAGCGCCGTTACCTGCTGGCAGTCGGTGGGAGAGATGCCGAGCGGCTGCACCTGGACGGTCCCCTGGGCGCGGACGGGAATGTCCCCGAGCAGGTGAGCCGTTACAGAGCCGACCCCCACGGTGCTGATCACGCCCACCATCAGGCGTAACGCACTGAACTGACGCTGCGCG
It includes:
- a CDS encoding glucose-1-phosphate thymidylyltransferase; the encoded protein is MKAIIPAAGLGTRLRPLTYTRPKPVLRVAGQPIIGHAIETLRAAGISEIGVVVSDITRVEIQHAIQEISGVQVTLINQHEQLGLGHAVLVAREWVGEDDFCVYLGDNLFEFGAKPFVDRFLAERPAALIALVEVEDPTAFGVAQMDGTRITRLVEKPKVPPSNLAVAGLYCFTPQIFSVLDGMAPSARGEYEITDGIQGLIERGADVTGQPVMGWWKDTGRPADLLDANRLLLERIVLDVQGTVEDSRITGRVVIPVSARVTRSKIVGPVMLGEGVIIEDAYIGPFTSIGQGSVVRGAEVEHSVIDAEAQIENLSKRLQDCLIGVRAQVRGGRTVPRTHKLTISDASVVELA
- a CDS encoding sugar transferase; amino-acid sequence: MKRSTSGTMAVMFLNSLIFKRCLDTLCAAVGLLILGLPMVALAALIRWKLGSPVLFRQQRPGRHGRPFVMYKFRSMSDQRGSDGQLLPDAQRLTRFGRFLRSTSLDELPGLLNVLRGDMSLVGPRPLLMEYLPLYSARQGRRHDVKPGLTGWAQVNGRNAISWEQKFELDVWYVEHRTLKLDLQIIAMTLQKVLKRDGISAQGEATMSRFQGSARDT
- a CDS encoding acetyltransferase, which translates into the protein MIPEPAKATPDLHVIGAGGHARVIVALAQAAGYRIAGIFDDQPANPALLLGHPVSGSVRDIPDSVDTWAVIAIGSNAVRERLAAQFRQVQWATLIHPAAWVAPDVVVGPGSVVMAGAVLQPGVRIGTHVIVNTLAGIDHDCRLDDYVHVAPGCRLAGNVHLETGVFAGVGCSFIPGVTVGPWAQLGAGAVITGALPGGVTAVGIPARPMRGR
- a CDS encoding DegT/DnrJ/EryC1/StrS family aminotransferase translates to MKQVLSPQVTPAFAGWPVFEPDEIQATTDVLQSGRVNYWTGTQAREFEREYASYLGVPHTIALHNGTLALELALYAFDIGDGAEVITTSRTFIASASAAVMRGCVPVIADIDPVTQNVTAETIRPLITPRTRAIIAVHLAGWPCDMDPIMALAAEHNLVVIEDCAQAHGAFYKGRPVGSIGHAAAFSFCQDKIMTTGGEGGLLALHDTDTWKKAWAFKDHGKSYDAVYNTEHPPGFRWLHESFGTNWRMLEIQAAIGRLQLRKLPAWIERRRANAQVLNERFSRHAALRLTLPDDTEVHHAYYKYYVFVRPEQLAPGWNRDRIMNAVTAQGVPCFSGSCSEIYLEKAFTDAGYGPQERLPVAQELGDTSLMFLVHPTLSPDDMQRMADVVDEVMLRAQKA
- a CDS encoding polysaccharide biosynthesis protein → MMVTAFLRKYLIDLLLWISAGLLAYAFRKPSLIADGIPLSVFGYLLLSGLVMAGVSWRYKLARQMWQRVGVLDLQRLAYASALTTLIMFASGFVFQTWLQLPRSVPLLAGLLGFLLMGATRLAARLVSEAAARQTATEQRRVLIIGAGEAGILIAREMQRHPEAGLTPIGFLDDEPSKVQQRLVGLPVFGTVAQLQQVAARERAEEILIAVPSASGEFVRRVVDLSRDAQMRYRIIPGVFEILSGDVNINQIRDVNLEDLLRRPPVQLNTAEIANYLRGRVILVTGAGGSIGSEIVRQISTFSPGTILLFGRGENSIFSIQQELHRNWPEIKHIGLIGDVRDHSRLQSVFEQYHPEVVFHAAAHKHVPLMEQSPSEAILNNVMGTRNVVDLCLKHGVTRLVNVSTDKAVNPTSVMGASKRLAEMSVSAGATRARETQAFVSVRFGNVLGSRGSVVPTFMAQIRAGGPITVTHPEMVRYFMTIPEAARLVLQAGGLAENGRVYVLNMGDPVKISDLAHDVIRLSGARNVEVVYSGVRPGEKLYEELLTTAEGTHATTHSEIFSANLAQVDHDALQRQLDQIQAMAHANDADAIRRALNTLIPENKFGSIR